The Pseudomonadota bacterium DNA window GTCTGAAACGCTATCTCCGTCGGTATCGAAGTCGAGATGGAAAATGATTTCCTGTGGCATGTATTTATCTATAGTTGTGCCGTCGCCGAGTGTACCATAACGATTGTCTCCCCAAGCCCAGAGGGAGCCGTCGTTTTTCAGGGCCAGGGTGCTCCAAGCACCACTTGCCTCGATTCTAGACCAGTCGGTGTCGATACCGATATGGAATGGAGTGTTTCTCCATATGTTCGTCCCGTCGCCGAGTTGACCATATAGATTATGCCCCCATGCCCAGAGGGAGCCGTCGTTTTTCAGGGCTATGGAGTAATGGTTGCCGCCGGCTGTGATTCTGGTCCAGTTGGTGTCGGTGCCGATCCGGACCGGTGTGTTTTTGTCAACATTCGTGCCGTCACCGAGCTGTCCCGCTGCATTATTTCCCCAGGCCCAAAGGCTGCCGTCGCTCTTCAGGGCCAAGGTGTGAAAATGACCAGGCGCGATCCTGGCCCAGTCGGTGTCGGTGCCGATCCGGACCGGAATATTTTTGTTTACATTCGTGCCATCGCCAAGTTGTCCATAACTGTTAAGACCCCATGCCCAGAGGGTTCCGTTGCTCTTCAGAGCCAAGGTGTATCCTACTCCGGCTGATATCCGGACCCAGTCGGTGTCACTGCCGATTGGAGTTGGGGTAAGTTTGTCAGTATAATTGCCATTTGTACCGTCGCCGAGCTGACCCCAATAGTTATACCCCCAGGCCCAGAGAGAGCCGTCACTCTTCAGAGCGATTGAGTGCTGTCCTCCGGCCGAGATTTGTGTCCAGTCGGTATCGCTGCCGATTCGGGTTGGTGTGGTCTTGAAAGCGTTGCTGCCGGATGAGCCGTCGCCGATTTCGCCAAAAGTATTCGAGCCCCAGGCCCAAAGGCTGCCGTCGCTCATCAGAGCCAGGGTGTGGTTACCACCTGATGAGATCTGTGTCCAATCGGGGTCGGCTCCGATCTGGACCGGAACGATTTTCTGTACCCTCGTGCCGTCGCCGAGCTGACCGTATGAATTCTCTCCCCAGGCCCAGAGGGTGCCGTCGCTCTTCAGGGCTATGGTGTGTAACGTGCCGACGCTGATCTGGGGCGTTGCCGCCCATGCGGCGGTTGCCAGGGTTGAGACCAGGAGCGTAATAACCGCGGTGACGCATGATTTTCGGACGTTGTTCATGATTCCCCACCCACAAGTAAAATGTTTCGTCTACTGTTGCGACCAGGAAAAGGACGGAAGTGAAAGATGTATCATATAGTTTCGGAGTCGGGCTGATGCTCCCGCTCCTTTTTCGCACTATTAATCAGATTTCCGAATCTCTGACAAGAGAAATCTCTTTTCAGGAATAACTCCTATAAATCTCGTGGATTCGGTGGGTTAAACGGAGTGGGGGGGAGCGGGAAAACAAGTGGAAATGGGATGATTTGAAGCTGCAGCAGGCAGAATAAACCGGCCTTGCATGCCGGAAATGCTTCGAGGCCACAGTCGGCCCTGTTCTCGGCACAAGTTTTTGCAGGAACCGGAGGAAACAGCGGCCTGAAGCCATCCGGGCCGGTAATCGTCTCCGCACCAAAGAGGAAGGCAAGCGACAGCGCTCAGATCGGCGGGGCGATGGTCACCAGGATCCGCATATCCGTTTCGGCCCTGACCCCGTGGGGCTCATTGATGTCGCAGACCAGAATGTCGCCCGGTTTTGCCGGGATGGCGGCATTGTCGGCGCCGAGATATTCACCCTTGCCCTCAAGGACCTGGATGGAGAGCTGGCCGTCAAGGCTGTGGGAGTGGACCGGGAAGGTGTGCCCCGCCATCAGGTTGAAGTTGATGATCCGGAACCAGGCGGAATCGTGGATCAGCATCTTTTTCATGCCTTTTTCATCGAAAACTCGTGTTTCGTTCAGATCGGTAACTTTCATGTTCATCACTCCTTTGTTTTTTTTTATCCTATCACACCGTGTTCATTATTCCTTGACCCAGATCAATCGTGAAGAAAATCCGGAAATTATCTGTTTGCCAGAAGGGTTCTCATCTGGCAGAATCAGTCCTGAGCCGAGAAATTAAAATAAACGGAAAACCGCATGCCATCCATACCCGATGTAATCACGATGACCAGGGAACTGGTCGGAATCCCCAGCGAATCATCAGACCCGGTAGGAACCGACACGAATTCTGCCGAAAAAATGGTCGTCGCCTACCTGCGGCAACTCTGCCTGGCGGCAGGGATTGAGCATTGCACCAGAGAAGCCCTGCCGGGCCGTGACAACCTGCTGGTCCGGCTGCCGAATCCGGGTGCGCCCAAAGTACTGATCGTGGCCCATATGGACACGGTCAGCGCGCGCGGCATGGACGAACCGTTCAGCGGCAGGATGGAAGACGGCAGAATCATGGGACGCGGTTCGTGCGACGACAAGGGGCCGCTTGCCGCCGGCCTGTCGGCGCTTCTTGCCCTGCACGGGAAGAAGATTGTCCCCGCCTACGATGTTACCTTCGCCGCCAGCGTCGACGAGGAATGCACGATGTCCGGGGCAGAGAGCCTGGCCCGGGAGATCGACGATTTCGCTCTCTGCATCGCCCTGGAACCCACCAATCTGCAGATCATCCGGGCCCACAAGGGGGTGTACCGGTGCCGGATCATCACCCGGGGTCTTGCCGCCCACTCATCTCACCCGGAAAAGGGACGGAACGCGGTCACCTCCATGGTGATGATCCTGAATGATATTGATAGCTTAAGGGTGAGACTGGCCAGAAACAAGCACCCGGATCTGGGGCGGGCCAGCCTGGCGGTGACCACCATTAAAGGCGGGGCCTCGGTCAATGCCATTCCCGATTACTGTGAAGCGGTTGTCGATATCAGGATTCTCCCCGATATGTTTACCGATGAGGTCGGCAAGCTGGTCAGGGAATATGTCGACGGTCGGGGCGAGGTCGAGGAGATTTACACCGGCGACGGGATCAGCACCAGTATGGAAAATCCGCTCATCCTCTCCCTCGCGGATTCCATTGTGAAAGAAGGATGCGATCCCGGGCCGGTCACCGCCTCGTTTGCCACCGATTGCTCCCGACTGCATCAGAAAGGGCCCTGTATCGTCTGGGGGCCGGGTGACATCCATCAGGCCCATCAGGCCGTTGAATATGTTCTTGCCGAGCAGCTCGAACAGGCACAGCGAATCCTGACCGGTTTTCTCACAGGTGGCCACTTTGCAGAATAGCGGCGGGGAGCAGTTACCACTGGTCGTGCTCTTCGACTACGGCGGCGTTCTGGCCGAGGAAGGGTTCATGGCCGGGCTGAAGGCAATCGCGGCGGGCAACGGGCTTGAGCCGGATGACTTTTTCCGCAACGCGACCGAGATCATCTACGAGTGCGGTTATGTCATCGGCCGGGCGACCGCCGCCGCTTTCTGGAACGGAATCCGGGAAAGATACCGGATCACCGGTGACGACGAGGCCCTGACCCGGGAGATCCATACCCGCTTTATCTTGCGGCCCGGCATGATGGCAAAGGTGAGGGCTTTGCAAAAAAATGGGGTGCGGACGGCAATCTTAAGCGACCAGACCGACTGGCTCGAAATGCTCGACCAGCGCGACCATTTTCTGGCTGAATTTTCTCCGGTTCTGAACAGCTTTCACCTGGGAATCACCAAGCGCGACCCGGAAGTTTTTGCGATTGCCGAGAAGAAGATCAAGGTTCCGGCGGAGCGAATTCTCTTTGTCGATGACAATCCGGGCCATATCGGGCGGGCCCGGGAGATGGGTTTTGCCGCGCACCTGTTCACCGCTGAAGAAGATTTCGGACGGGCGCTTGCCGTGCTCGGACTGATCTCCTCCGGGGAGGGTGAATAAGATGCCTTCCTGGCTGCAGCCCGCTTTATGGGCTTTACTCATGTTCGGCCTCTGGGGTTTTTTCCCGAAGCTTGCCGTAACCTATCTCGACCATAAAAGCGCGGTGGTCTACCAGGTGATCGGCAGCCTGCTGGTGGGCCTGTTGATGCTGGTTTCCGTCAAGTTTCAGCCCGCCGTCAATGCCCGGGGGATTTTTTTCGCAATCCTGACCGGGATCACCGGGGTGGCCGGTACCCTCTTTTTCTTCGCTGCGGCGGAGCGGGGCAGAATCTCCCTGGTGGTCAGCGTGACCGCGCTCTATCCGCTGATCACCATCCTGCTGGCCGCTCTTTTTCTGAAAGAACCCATCACCCTGAAACACCTGGCGGGGATGGTGTGCGCAGTGGTGGCGCTTCTTCTTCTTTCATCTTGACTCAACTTTATGACTTGTCTTAAGATATTGGTTTGCTGTCATAAAATGATCCAAAGTCATGGTGGCATTGCATGATTAGAAGCCAGAAGCCAGAAGCCAGAAGCCAGAAGTCAGGAGCCAGAAGCCAGAAGCCAGGAGCCAGGAGCCAGAAGCCAGGAGCTAGGAGCCAGGAGCCAGAAGCCAGGAGCCAGAAGCCAGGAGCCAGAAGCCAGAAGTCAGTAGCCAGGAGAAAAGCTTAAAGCTTAAGTTGAGCAGCTTGTCTGCTCATGAAACTTATACCCCAGGGGGTACTGAAGTGAGTACCCGAAGAGTGAAAAAATCAGTCATTCTGGCTTCTGGCTTCTACCTTCTTGTGGAATACTGGCACGAAAATATCGCCAAAACCCCTTTATTCTCTGGAAATTAGGCAAACCAGAAAGTTGAGATTCTGAGAAAAGACACTATGGACGAGCATAAAATTCTCCTGGTGAACAGCGATATCACCACCCTGGAAGTCGACTGCATCGTGAACGCCGCGAACAACTCTCTTTTGGGCGGCGGCGGGGTCGACGGCGCCATTCACCGGGCGGCCGGGCCGGAACTGCTGGCCGAGTGCCGGACTTTGCAAGGATGCGCCACCGGGGAGGCCAAACTCACCGGTGGGCACAGGTTGCCCGCTTCATACGTGATCCATACCGTGGGGCCGGTCTGGCGGGGAGGCGGCAACGGCGAAGAGGAGCTGCTCGCTTCTTGCTACCGGAGTTGTTTTGCGATTGTGAAAGAGCATTCCTTTCACCGCATTGCCTTTCCGGCCATAAGCACCGGGGTGTATCGATTTCCGAAAGAGCGGGCGGCCGGGATCGCAATTGCGGAAACCCGCAAAGCCCTTGCTGAACAGGGGCAGCTGGAGCAGGTTCTCCTGGTCTGTTTCAACGATGAGACCAGGCGGGCCTACGAAGCTGCGCTGGAATAAAACCCTTGCCGGTACGGATCATCCTTGACGGAGATGGTTCTGGAGCGGTTGGAACCGTTGACCAGGAAATATTACGCCGATTTTCATCACTGCCCGATGTGTGCGCGGATCTACTGGCCCGGCTCCCATCGTGATATCATGCCCGACTATCTGCAAGGAATCTCTCATGAACGGTACGATCACCCCTGAAATTGCTGCGGAAAAATGCACCGGCTGCGGATTGTGTGTTGCCATCTGTCCCGACCGGACCCTTTCAATGGCCGATGACCGGGCTGAAGTGACCGGCGGCAAATGTTTGCAGTGCGGGCATTGTCTGGCGGTCTGTCCCGTTGAGGCGATAACGGTTTCCGGCATAGACAACGACAATCTGCAGTTTGCCACCTTTGATTTTGACCGGCAATGGCTGGCCTGGGGCAAGTCCGATCTCTCCGGTCTGGTTGGGCTGATGGCCTCCCGCCGCTCCTGCCGCAGGTATAAGCAGGCCGCAGTGCCCCGGGAGATGCTGGCCGATCTGGTGAAGATCGCGATTACCGCGCCGTCGGGAACGAACAGTCAGAAGTGGACCTTCACGGTTCTGGACAGTCGGGAGAAGGTCCGGGTTTTCGGGGTCCGGGTGGCCGGGTTTTTCAGAACACTCAACCGGATGGCCGAAAATCCTGTTCTCAGAATCTGGTCAAGACTGTTTGGCGGCAATGCCTTGGGTAATTATTTCAACCGCTATTACCCAACGATTCGGGATGGCCTTGCCGAGTGGGATAACGGAGGCCGGGATCTGCTTTTTCACGATGCGCCGGCGGTTATCGTTGTTGCTACCGCGCCCGGGGCGAGTTGTCCGGCGGAAGATGCCGTGCTGGCCAGCCAGAATATCCTGCTCGCCGCCCATGCCATGGGGCTTGGCACCTGCCTGATCGGCTTTGCGGTGTCGGCGATCAGGCGTGACCCGGCCATCAAGGATGTTCTGGAAATCCCAAGGGAAGAGACGGTCCATGCGGTCATTACCCTGGGCTATCCGGATGAAAAATATCGTCGATTAACCGGAAGATTACCCGTCAAGCCGCGGTTCCCGGAAATTTCCTGAACATGTGCCGGCAAAGGATTCTTCCATTTTGCAGACCCGCTGCTTTCCATTTTTAAGCGGATTACCGCCATATTTCAGCCAGTTTTCCAACCAGCAATACATGTTGTTGCTGGTTTATACAAATATTGGTGTGAATCAGAACACAAGTTGAATGATCCTTCGACAGGCTCAGGATGAGCGGGTACAAACAGTATTTCCGCTCACTCTGACTGTGAGCCTGTCGAACAGTCGAAGAGTTATTTGTTGAAATTCGATGGTCATCAGCTTTTTTTTTGAAACTCCCCACCATTGCCGACCGGGCGGAATGGCCACAACGTCATTCGACCCTGAAAAGTCAAGTTGTGTTTTGAGCGTAAGTCCTTAATATTCACCGACTTTTTTCTTGAGTTCTCCATTTTTAAACCGATATAATAGGTGTAGGAATTAAATAATAATCAATGCTGGAGGCACGCATGAAGGATGATCAGGAGGGCAGGCCGCGGCAAGAGTAAGCTTGAGTTGAGCAGCTTGGCTGCTCAAGCGAAACTTATACCCGAAGGGTGCAAAGCTTAAGTTGAGCAGCTCGTCTGCTCGAACAAAACTTATACCCGAAGGGTGTAACGGATAGTTAAAACCAGTCAGTAAAAAAACAGCCGGTGGCCTGCCAATTATTGTCGGTCTCGTAAAAGACGGGACGGACGGACAGCGCCAACTATAGTACCTGATTCGTTGTCGGCAAATCCGGACGATTTCGATTTTTACGAAGCCTTCAATTTTTCGTCAAACCAAAAGGGGGCTTTTGCTATGGACGAAATTGACAAGGTAAGGTTGCTGGCAGAGTTGGACAGTGAGTGTTGTGAGCTGAATCACGGCCCGAACACCAGAAAAGAGGATTATCCGGCGACAGACTATATCGTGCTGCCGGTCGGTTACAGGAAAGACGAGGTCCAGGAAATCACCATCAGGGACCTGGTCGTTCCCGTCTGTTTTGCATGTGCCCATGCCCTGATCGGGAACGAGTGGACCCTGCTTTATTGTTTTGAATGCGGTGAAAGCCGCTGGGTATGCAGGGAGCTTGCCAGGAACAGCTACCGCCATCATATTCTCTGGCTGCGCGGTTGTCCGGACTGCAGCAATAAGTTCGGCGGTCTCTATTTCACCGACCAGCCGGAACAGGCGACCCAGCTGCAGTTTCTTATCGGCGCCCAGAAGAGCTATATCGTGGCGTGATCAGGTCGCGGGGCGTTTTTCTTGGGATGTGCGGGATCTGACCCTCAGCCGCTGTAGATCAGGCGCATGGCAAGCATCATCCCGAGACCGGTGATAAAGGCCAGAAAGTGTTTGATATTTTCCGCGAAATGTCGGTGTTTGTTGACCTCGGGGACCAGGTCGGAGGCCCCGATATAGATGAAGTTGCCTGCGGCAAGGGGCACCAGAAAAGAAATATCGATGGTTTTGGAAAATCCGTACGCCACCAGCCCTCCCGCCAGAAAAGTGAGGCCGGAAAGAACGTTCAGCAGAAGAGCGGTCTTTCTTTGCCATCCGGAATGGAGCAGGACCCCGAAGTCTCCAAGCTCCTGTGGTATTTCATGAATGACCGCCGCGGTCAAGGTGGTGATCCCGAGCCTGATATCGATCAGAAAGGTCCCGGCCACGGCCAGACCGCCGATGAAATTATGCAGCCCGTCACCGATCAGGATCAGGTAGCCGAGCGGCTTTTTACATGCGGCATGGGCATTTCGACAGTGATGCCAGTGGATGACCTGTTCGAGAGCAAAAAAGGCGATGAAACCGACCAGCAGCCAGACAAAGAACAGCTCATTGCTGCCGGGGAATTTTTCCAGCCCTTCGGGGATCATATGGAGAAAGGCGCCACCGATCAGGGTGCCGGCCGACAAGGCGACAAGAGGAAGCAGTATTTTCTGGAAGGTGGCCTCGGTCATGAAGAAGACCAGGCTGCCCACCATGGCGATGCCGCACATCAGCAGACCGCTGAATATAATCCAACCCAGTGGTTCCATAGAATAGTCTCCCCCTTATGACAGGACAGCGTTTTTGACCGTCTCGACCCCGACCCGGTCGACAAAGCGGGCGGTGCGCTCTTTTTTCTTACCATTCTGCCGGTAATAGTCAACCAGCTTTTTGACCAGCGTGATCGCATCGTCCCGGGAAAGTTCCTCGGCGATCAGATCGGCGATCCGGGGCCTGCCGCCGCCGTTGCCGCCGAAGGTGACCTGCCACCCTTTCTGTTTGCCGATCAGACCGATGTCCCGGACAAAGCTCTCCCCGCAGCAGAAGGGGCAGCCGGAAACGCCGATCTTCAATTTGGCGGGAAGTTCCACTCCGCTGAAGAGTTCCTCCAGTTCCATGCCCATCCCCAGGGAGTCCTGGACGCCGAACTTGCAGACTGCATTGCCGGGGCAGGCCTGGACGTAGTGAAGGCAAAGCTCGGTGGCCCGGCCGATTCCGGTGCCGAGTTCCGCCCAGACTTTTTCCACATCATCACCCTTGATCCCGACCAGGGCGAGCCGCTGGCCGGAGGTGATCTTGGTGATCGGAATCTCGAATTTTCGCACCAGGGCGGCGACCGTTTCCAGAACCTCCGGAGTGAGCAGGCCCACCGGGGTCCGGGGGACGATGGCATAGGTTTCTTTGTCGCGCTGGAGAATGGCGCCTTCAGGGATCTCGGTCATTGTTTTTCCTCCCATAAATTACCGGTTCTGTTCCCGGGGGGTGATTTCCCTGATCGCCGCGATGCGTGCCAATAA harbors:
- a CDS encoding M20 family metallopeptidase, translating into MPSIPDVITMTRELVGIPSESSDPVGTDTNSAEKMVVAYLRQLCLAAGIEHCTREALPGRDNLLVRLPNPGAPKVLIVAHMDTVSARGMDEPFSGRMEDGRIMGRGSCDDKGPLAAGLSALLALHGKKIVPAYDVTFAASVDEECTMSGAESLAREIDDFALCIALEPTNLQIIRAHKGVYRCRIITRGLAAHSSHPEKGRNAVTSMVMILNDIDSLRVRLARNKHPDLGRASLAVTTIKGGASVNAIPDYCEAVVDIRILPDMFTDEVGKLVREYVDGRGEVEEIYTGDGISTSMENPLILSLADSIVKEGCDPGPVTASFATDCSRLHQKGPCIVWGPGDIHQAHQAVEYVLAEQLEQAQRILTGFLTGGHFAE
- a CDS encoding O-acetyl-ADP-ribose deacetylase codes for the protein MDEHKILLVNSDITTLEVDCIVNAANNSLLGGGGVDGAIHRAAGPELLAECRTLQGCATGEAKLTGGHRLPASYVIHTVGPVWRGGGNGEEELLASCYRSCFAIVKEHSFHRIAFPAISTGVYRFPKERAAGIAIAETRKALAEQGQLEQVLLVCFNDETRRAYEAALE
- a CDS encoding HAD family phosphatase codes for the protein MQNSGGEQLPLVVLFDYGGVLAEEGFMAGLKAIAAGNGLEPDDFFRNATEIIYECGYVIGRATAAAFWNGIRERYRITGDDEALTREIHTRFILRPGMMAKVRALQKNGVRTAILSDQTDWLEMLDQRDHFLAEFSPVLNSFHLGITKRDPEVFAIAEKKIKVPAERILFVDDNPGHIGRAREMGFAAHLFTAEEDFGRALAVLGLISSGEGE
- a CDS encoding ZIP family metal transporter, with protein sequence MEPLGWIIFSGLLMCGIAMVGSLVFFMTEATFQKILLPLVALSAGTLIGGAFLHMIPEGLEKFPGSNELFFVWLLVGFIAFFALEQVIHWHHCRNAHAACKKPLGYLILIGDGLHNFIGGLAVAGTFLIDIRLGITTLTAAVIHEIPQELGDFGVLLHSGWQRKTALLLNVLSGLTFLAGGLVAYGFSKTIDISFLVPLAAGNFIYIGASDLVPEVNKHRHFAENIKHFLAFITGLGMMLAMRLIYSG
- a CDS encoding NAD(P)/FAD-dependent oxidoreductase, with translation MTEIPEGAILQRDKETYAIVPRTPVGLLTPEVLETVAALVRKFEIPITKITSGQRLALVGIKGDDVEKVWAELGTGIGRATELCLHYVQACPGNAVCKFGVQDSLGMGMELEELFSGVELPAKLKIGVSGCPFCCGESFVRDIGLIGKQKGWQVTFGGNGGGRPRIADLIAEELSRDDAITLVKKLVDYYRQNGKKKERTARFVDRVGVETVKNAVLS
- a CDS encoding cupin domain-containing protein, whose product is MKVTDLNETRVFDEKGMKKMLIHDSAWFRIINFNLMAGHTFPVHSHSLDGQLSIQVLEGKGEYLGADNAAIPAKPGDILVCDINEPHGVRAETDMRILVTIAPPI
- a CDS encoding nitroreductase family protein, whose amino-acid sequence is MNGTITPEIAAEKCTGCGLCVAICPDRTLSMADDRAEVTGGKCLQCGHCLAVCPVEAITVSGIDNDNLQFATFDFDRQWLAWGKSDLSGLVGLMASRRSCRRYKQAAVPREMLADLVKIAITAPSGTNSQKWTFTVLDSREKVRVFGVRVAGFFRTLNRMAENPVLRIWSRLFGGNALGNYFNRYYPTIRDGLAEWDNGGRDLLFHDAPAVIVVATAPGASCPAEDAVLASQNILLAAHAMGLGTCLIGFAVSAIRRDPAIKDVLEIPREETVHAVITLGYPDEKYRRLTGRLPVKPRFPEIS
- a CDS encoding EamA family transporter codes for the protein MPSWLQPALWALLMFGLWGFFPKLAVTYLDHKSAVVYQVIGSLLVGLLMLVSVKFQPAVNARGIFFAILTGITGVAGTLFFFAAAERGRISLVVSVTALYPLITILLAALFLKEPITLKHLAGMVCAVVALLLLSS
- a CDS encoding Mut7-C RNAse domain-containing protein, whose protein sequence is MVLERLEPLTRKYYADFHHCPMCARIYWPGSHRDIMPDYLQGISHERYDHP